CGGCCTGCGGCCGCTGCCCTTCGTGCGCGATGGGCCAGCAGCACCTCTGCGACCTGGGCGCCTTCCTGCTGGCCGGCCGCCAGGTCACCGACTTCACCGCGCGCCATCACGCCGCTGACGGCACGGATCTCGGGATCATGTGCTGCGTCGGCACGTTCGAGCCGTACACGGTTGTCAGCGAAGCCAGCTGCGTGAAGATCGAGCCGCACATCCCGCTGGAGCGCGCCGCGCTCGTCGGGTGCGGCGTGACGACCGGATGGGGGTCGGCGATCAACGCCGCCGACGTTCGCGCGGGCGAGACCGTCGTGGTCGTCGGTCTGGGCGGGATCGGCATGAACGCCCTGCAGGGCGCCCGGCTCGCCGGCGCCGACAAGATCGTGGCCGTCGACCCGCTGCAGTCCAAGCGCGACGCCGCTCCGCGCTTCGGCGCCACTCACACCGCTGCCTCGATGGAGGAGGCCGCTGCGCTCGTAGCGGAGCTCACCCGCGGCGCGATGGCCGACAAGGCGATCCTCACCGTCGGCGTCGCATACGGCGACCTCATCCTCCCTCTCATGAACTTGGTGAAGAAGGCGGGGCGCGGCGTAGTGACGGCAGTGGCGCCGGTGGCTCAGACCGACGTCAAGCTCGACCTCTTCATGCTGGCGATGATGCGCAAGGAACTGGTCGGCTGCATCTTCGGCAACGCCAACCCGCGCCGAGACATCCCGCGCATCCTCAACCTATACATGGAGGGCAAGTACCTGCTCGACGAGCTGGTGACCAACACCTACTCACTCGAGGACATCAACCAGGGCTACGACGACATGCGCAACGGGACCAACATCCGCGGCGTCATCACCTACTAGGCCCGACGGCGCCGGCCCTGGAGCCAGCGTTCTCTGTCCCCTCTCGGCTCACCAGGTGTAGCGGGAGGGGACAGTGTCGCGTCAGGGGTGGCCGTAGCCGCACCGCCGACAAGGGTGGCTGAACGGTCCCGGCTAGCGGTACGGCCTCCGGGAGTGGCGACCGCCCGGTCGCGTATGGTCGGGCGGTGCACGACGCCGGAGCCCAGTGGGACGCATCCTTCGACGTGGTGGTCGTCGGGTCGGGTTTCGGGGGCCTGACAGCGGCCTTGGTCGCATCGGGCGAAGGACTCGAAACCGTCGTAGTGGAGAAGATGGACAGGTACGGCGGCTCGAGCGCGCTGTCGGGCGGCGGCGTTTGGGTGCCCAACAACCCGATCCTGAAGCGCGGCGGCCAGTCCGACACTCCAGAACGAGCCCGGACGTACATGTACGAGGTAGTCGGCGACAGGGTGCCGCGGGCGCGGATCGATACGTTCTTGGCTCGCGGGCCCGAAGCGATCGATTGGTTGGAGAAGCACACCCGCCACGTCCGGTTCCGCTGGGTCAAGGGCTACTCGGACTACCACCCGGAGTTCCCCGGCGGTGAGCCTCTCGGGCGGACGATGGAACCGGTCCCGTTCGACCTTCGCAAGCTCGGACCCGACGAGGAGTTCATCAACACCAACCCCATGATGAAGGGTCCCCTCGGACTGTGGACCACCCAGTCCGACTACAGGTACCTCACCCAGGCCGTGACCACGTGGCGGGGTCGGGCTACCGCCCTCAAGGTGGGCGTGAGGACCGTCGTCACCCGGTTGAGTGGCCGGCACATGGCCGCCCTCGGGTCGGCGGGCGTCGGGCGGTACCGCCTCGCGCTGAAGGATGCCGGCGTCCCGCTCTGGCTCAACTCCCCGCTCACCGGCCTGGTGGTCGAGGACGGCCGGGTCACGGGTGTGCGCATCGACCGTGACGACAAGCCGATGACGGTGCAGGCGCGGCGCGGCGTGATTCTCGCCGCCGGCGGCTTCGAGAAGAGCCAGGAGATGCGCAAGCGCTACCAGCAGGAACCCGTCGAGGTCGGCTGGAGCTCCGGCGCGGCGGGCAACACCGGCGACGGGATCCGCGCCGCTCAGGAGATCGGCGCATCGGTGGACCTGATGGACGACGCCTGGTGGATGCCGTCCGTGGAGGCTGCGGGAGCCGGCGTGCTCATCCTCGCCGAGCGCTCGCTCCCGCGGTGCATCGTGGTGAACGGTGACGGTCGCCGCTTCGTCAACGAGGCCTCGCCGTACGTTAACTTCGTGCACCGCATGTACGAAATGCACGGTCCAGGTGCGAGCCACATCCCGTCGTTCTTGATATTCGACCAGACCTACCGTGACCGCTACCCGTTCGTCGCGGTGCCACCGAGGCGGCCGCTTCCCAAGGCGTTCACCAAGTTCGGCATCGTCACGACTGCTGACTCACTGGCCGAGCTGGCAGAGAAGATCGATGTCCCACCCGAGAACCTGCAGGAGACTGTCACCCGCTTCAACGCGATGACGGCAACGGGCAGGGACGAGGACTTCGGCAAGGGCGATAGCGCGTACGACCGCTACTACGGCGATCCTGCCAACAAGCCGAACCCGTGCCTCGGCCCCCTGGAGAAGCCACCGTTTTACGCCTTCCGCATCGTTCCCGGCGACCTCGGCACCAAGGGCGGTGTCGTGACCGATCCCGACGCCCGCGTCCTAGATGCAGAGGGGAAGCCCATTCCCGGCCTCTACGCGACCGGCAACACGTCAGCGTCCGTCATGGGCAACGACTATGCCGGCGCCGGCGCCACCATCGGACCGGCGATCGTCTTCGCATACGTGGCGGCCAAGCACATCGCAGCCAACGGGGGCTAGTCCCTCGGCGGTCCAGCAGAGGTGTAACGGGTGCCGGGCGATCGATCGCATGTGACGCCTATGATCCGGCGTTCGTGGCACGGCTTTCGCAGCTCTCGCGGTCTGTCCAAGGCAAGGTGGCGGTCGTGACAGGGGCGGCCTCCGGCATGGGCAGGGCAACGGCCTTCCTCTTTGCCGACGAGGGAGCCCGGGTCGCCGTTATCGACCGTGATGGCGAGGGCGCGAAAGCGATCGCGAAGAAGATCCAATCCGCGCACGGAGCAAGCAACGCAAAGGCGTGGGAGCTGGACGTGGCCGATCCCGACGCCATCATCGGCGTTATCGGCGAAGTGGTCTCCGACCTCGCTCCGGTGGACATCCTCGTCAACAACGCCGGCATCGCTCTGCCCGCTCTCGTAGACGGTGACGGCGACGCGTACGAGCGGGCCTGGTCGGCCACCCTGGCCGTCAACCTCACAGCCCACGAGCGGATGATCCGGGCATGCCTTCCCCACCTAAGACGCGACGCCGCGGGCCGAGTGGTCAACATCGCTTCTACCGAGGGACTCGGCGCAAGCCGCTACAACAGCCCCTACGTCGCCGCCAAGCACGGGGTGATCGGTCTCACCCGTGCACTCGCCGTGGAGCTCGGGCCGATCGGCGTGAATGTCAACGCGGTCTGCCCCGGCCCGATCCGCACCGGGATGACCGCCGGGATTCCCGACGAGGCGAAGGAGAAGTTCGCCCGGAGGAGGGTACCGCTCCGGCGTTACGGGGAACCCGAAGAGGTGGCGCACGCCACTCTCTCCCTTTGCCTGCCGGCGAGCAGCTACATGAACGGCGTCGTCTTCATCGTCGACGGCGGCATGACCGCGAAGAACGACTGACCTAAATCAGCTCCAGCAACCGCTCGGGTGGCCTGGCGATGACGGCCTTGTCGCCGCGAACGAATATCGGCCTCTCGAGAAGAACGGGTTGAAGTACAGGGACGTCACGTATCCGAATGTAGGAGAACCGCCGTGGAACGGACGGATGGGTCTACCAGCGGGGGCGTTCGCGCACCAGCTCAGCGAAGGCGGCAGGTTCCAGGGGGCGCGAGAAGGCGTATCCCTGGGCCTGCTGGCATCCCAACCGTCGTAGTGCGTACAGCTGGTCGTCCGTCTCGACTCCCACAGCGACCACCGAAACCTTCAGGCCGCGGGCGATGCCGGCTATGGCGGTGACGATCGCCGAGTCGCTCGCGTCCC
This portion of the Acidimicrobiales bacterium genome encodes:
- a CDS encoding SDR family NAD(P)-dependent oxidoreductase yields the protein MARLSQLSRSVQGKVAVVTGAASGMGRATAFLFADEGARVAVIDRDGEGAKAIAKKIQSAHGASNAKAWELDVADPDAIIGVIGEVVSDLAPVDILVNNAGIALPALVDGDGDAYERAWSATLAVNLTAHERMIRACLPHLRRDAAGRVVNIASTEGLGASRYNSPYVAAKHGVIGLTRALAVELGPIGVNVNAVCPGPIRTGMTAGIPDEAKEKFARRRVPLRRYGEPEEVAHATLSLCLPASSYMNGVVFIVDGGMTAKND
- a CDS encoding NDMA-dependent alcohol dehydrogenase, whose protein sequence is MKSKAAILWETNSKWSIEDIELDPPKQGEVLVKLAASGLCHSDEHLVTGDMVLDQATADALGLKQLPVVGGHEGAGEVVEVGPGVTTLAPGDHVVMSFIPACGRCPSCAMGQQHLCDLGAFLLAGRQVTDFTARHHAADGTDLGIMCCVGTFEPYTVVSEASCVKIEPHIPLERAALVGCGVTTGWGSAINAADVRAGETVVVVGLGGIGMNALQGARLAGADKIVAVDPLQSKRDAAPRFGATHTAASMEEAAALVAELTRGAMADKAILTVGVAYGDLILPLMNLVKKAGRGVVTAVAPVAQTDVKLDLFMLAMMRKELVGCIFGNANPRRDIPRILNLYMEGKYLLDELVTNTYSLEDINQGYDDMRNGTNIRGVITY
- a CDS encoding FAD-dependent oxidoreductase codes for the protein MHDAGAQWDASFDVVVVGSGFGGLTAALVASGEGLETVVVEKMDRYGGSSALSGGGVWVPNNPILKRGGQSDTPERARTYMYEVVGDRVPRARIDTFLARGPEAIDWLEKHTRHVRFRWVKGYSDYHPEFPGGEPLGRTMEPVPFDLRKLGPDEEFINTNPMMKGPLGLWTTQSDYRYLTQAVTTWRGRATALKVGVRTVVTRLSGRHMAALGSAGVGRYRLALKDAGVPLWLNSPLTGLVVEDGRVTGVRIDRDDKPMTVQARRGVILAAGGFEKSQEMRKRYQQEPVEVGWSSGAAGNTGDGIRAAQEIGASVDLMDDAWWMPSVEAAGAGVLILAERSLPRCIVVNGDGRRFVNEASPYVNFVHRMYEMHGPGASHIPSFLIFDQTYRDRYPFVAVPPRRPLPKAFTKFGIVTTADSLAELAEKIDVPPENLQETVTRFNAMTATGRDEDFGKGDSAYDRYYGDPANKPNPCLGPLEKPPFYAFRIVPGDLGTKGGVVTDPDARVLDAEGKPIPGLYATGNTSASVMGNDYAGAGATIGPAIVFAYVAAKHIAANGG